AATAATATTACAATCAAAAAGCATCGAATTTGGAACTAGTTTAAATAAAATGCTACATTTGTGTCTTAATAACAATAATACAATTATGAGTAACGGAACAGTAAAATTTTTCAACACGACTAAAGGATTCGGTTTTATTACACCAGACGAAGGTGGAAAAGACGTATTTGTACACCTTAGCGGAGTAGTAGATCAAATCACAGAAGGTGACAAAGTAACCTACGATGTTGAAGATGGAAAAAAAGGATTGAACGCAGTTAATGTAAAAGTTGAGTAATCAGCCTAACATCTCGTTAATTTTAAAAGCTTGTCTCAGACAAGCTTTTTTTTATGCCTAATCCTCACGCTATACCTACCCTTTCGAATCATTTTCTAAAACTTAATAAGCTAGATTATATACGCCAATAATTTCCTCTCCTAAATCTCCCATAACGACTAAAGACACTTATAATCTTAGCATCAAATTCTACATAAATAAGGATAACGCGCTTATTTTCAGCAACAAATTTCCACACCAAACCGTATGCCCTATTGAAATTAATAACATTCCTAAGTAGGACTAATGACATATATTTAATTCAAGTTTAATGAAACTGTTTTACTTCTGGCAGGTATCTTTACCTCAAGCCTAGCGTTTTCTCAGATAACAGATAAAATAAAGCTAAACGGATACTCTAGTTTTGAATTTGAGCAAACTACTTCAAGGGCTGATGAAGGAGATAAAAATGCATCGTTTGATGCTGATCTATTCGATATTGTATTAAATGTTCAGGCAACTCCTAAATTGAGAGTTACTGCAGATTTAACTTGGGAGCATGGT
The nucleotide sequence above comes from Flavobacteriales bacterium. Encoded proteins:
- a CDS encoding cold-shock protein, coding for MSNGTVKFFNTTKGFGFITPDEGGKDVFVHLSGVVDQITEGDKVTYDVEDGKKGLNAVNVKVE